In Hyla sarda isolate aHylSar1 chromosome 9, aHylSar1.hap1, whole genome shotgun sequence, the following proteins share a genomic window:
- the LOC130290272 gene encoding zinc finger BED domain-containing protein 4-like isoform X1 has translation MVEEWLGEHGDTHPKMGFVVTNGAAKMIKALRNGNFVCVRCSAHVLHLVVKAGLEDTSESNTKLTGVLDSCRKIAGHFHRSVKDSHLLRREQSKAGVPQHRLKQDVSTRWNSTLEMLERILEQQKPIHAMSHENYIGITRAFGREEWTLVAQVVAVLSPFRAVTEKLSQEKASLAQVIPLFTHLLTKMDAFLNNREKLTGGYIVGDVATLVRRLQVLLQRRIKELTDTCPDLMLATMCDPRIKGKMALQANALTSWRDKLIIEVCDRQRLLDVGQERHDEEEEAEEDEPAEISATISNTATTSSRAADFWAETLQSLVGQTRQPSRIPRDKVADMVKIYVSEPNIFPTADAMKYWDEKRAIWPALSMVAQELLSCPPTSVQSEQVFSVTGNILCPQRSQLSPQLMEQMTFFKVNLPKLGYPALNFETS, from the coding sequence atggtggaaGAATGGCTTGGGGAACACGGAGATACACATCCGAAGATGGGTTTCGTGGTGACTAACGGTGCAGCCAAAATGATAAAGGCATTGCGTAATGGCAACTTTGTATGTGTGCGATGCTCTGCACATGTCCTCCATCTTGTGGTGAAGGCCGGTTTGGAAGACACCTCAGAGAGCAACACAAAGCTCACAGGAGTTCTGGATTCATGTAGAAAAATTGCAGGGCATTTTCACCGGAGTGTTAAAGACAGCCACTTACTCAGACGGGAGCAGAGTAAGGCAGGTGTTcctcaacacagactgaaacaggaTGTTAGCACCCGGTGGAATTCCACACTAGAAATGCTGGAAAGAATCCTAGAGCAGCAGAAACCCATACATGCAATGTCCCATGAAAATTATATTGGCATCACCAGAGCATTTGGCAGGGAGGAGTGGACCTTAGTTGCTCAGGTGGTTGCTGTACTTAGCCCCTTTCGTGCGGTCACGGAAAAGTTAAGCCAGGAGAAGGCAAGTTTGGCGCAAGTCATCCCTCTCTTTACTCATCTGTTAACCAAAATGGATGCCTTCCTGAATAACAGAGAGAAGTTGACTGGAGGCTATATAGTTGGTGATGTTGCCACACTGGTAAGGAGACTCCAGGTCCTACTACAGCGTAGGATTAAAGAGCTGacagacacttgccctgatctaaTGCTAGCCACCATGTGTGACCCCCGGATTAAGGGCAAAATGGCTCTCCAAGCAAATGCCCTAACAAGCTGGAGGGACAAATTAATCATCGAGGTGTGTGACAGACAGAGACTATTAGATGTGGGACAAGAGAGGCAtgatgaggaggaagaagcagaggAAGATGAGCCTGCAGAAATCTCAGCAACCATCAGCAACACTGCTACAACCTCCTCAAGAGCTGCAGACTTTTGGGCAGAGACATTGCAAAGCCTGGTTGGACAAACCAGACAACCCTCTCGGATACCAAGAGACAAGGTGGCAGACATGGTCAAAATTTATGTGTCTGAACCAAATATATTTCCCACTGCTGATGCCATGAAATATTGGGACGAAAAGAGGGCTATTTGGCCTGCTCTAAGCATGGTGGCCCAGGAGCTCCTATCCTGCCCCCCAACATCTGTGCAAAGTGAGCAGGTATTTTCTGTCACCGGGAACATTCTATGCCCACAGCGTTCTCAACTGTCCCCTCAGCTCATGGAGCAGATGACTTTTTTTAAAGTCAATTTGCCAAAGTTAGGGTACCCAGCCCTAAACTTTGAAACAAGTTAA
- the LOC130290272 gene encoding uncharacterized protein LOC130290272 isoform X2: MDRSPEEDFPNDTETARGQGVTKKPKVTAAIFYKRTSARPAAKSSSGQTSRQPIRDICHVETETLAENETAITDAEVALNVHQEGSDTEIDNIMHVSPALADVNIGIVEEEVPWSSIAPDKPFSPLLFVHDIDDDYQESQSPPSSSGSIVVDTPSHAKTATVTSTRTLATASKSTPLPEKPSPSAQPSVSGNRKSKVWEHFITVGDGRLAKCKLCGKEVSCGKVLGHLTNAGMDNHLRTHHKAVLMREESGLAAPPSKRKGSSSASSSATMSSASDNLEKGQGAEAVVHPSKGNQSTIEQFTGFHPRGISRQQSRKITRLIGELIAIGGAPFNMVEGEPFKRLLKALAPQYIVPSRTTFSRSIVPALYKSCVEKRSWEKLLDSLYI; the protein is encoded by the coding sequence ATGGACAGATCCCCTGAGGAAGACTTCCCCAATGACACAGAGACAGCTAGAGGACAAGGTGTTACCAAGAAGCCAAAGGTAACAGCTGCCATTTTTTATAAGAGGACATCAGCAAGGCCTGCTGCCAAGTCTTCCAGTGGCCAAACTTCTAGGCAACCAATCAGAGACATCTGCCATGTGGAGACGGAGACTCTAGCAGAAAATGAGACAGCCATTACTGATGCTGAGGTGGCCCTAAATGTCCATCAAGAAGGCTCTGACACAGAAATAGACAACATCATGCATGTCAGTCCTGCCCTTGCAGATGTGAACATTGGCATTGTAGAAGAGGAGGTACCATGGTCCAGTATTGCACCAGATAAACCTTTTTCGCCACTACTATTCGTACATGACATTGATGATGACTATCAAGAATCTCAATCACCACCATCCTCCTCTGGCTCCATAGTTGTGGATACACCCTCCCATGCAAAGACTGCCACTGTCACCAGTACAAGGACTTTAGCTACTGCTTCCAAGAGCACTCCCCTTCCAGAAAAACCTTCCCCATCAGCACAACCCAGTGTCAGTGGTAACCGCAAATCTAAGGTATGGGAGCATTTCATAACAGTTGGGGATGGTCGCTTGGCCAAATGTAAGCTATGTGGCAAGGAAGTAAGTTGTGGCAAAGTCTTGGGGCATCTCACCAATGCAGGAATGGATAACCATCTGAGGACACACCACAAGGCAGTGTTGATGAGAGAAGAAAGTGGTTTGGCAGCTCCACCAAGTAAAAGAAAGGGAAGTAGTAGTGCTAGTTCCAGTGCTACTATGAGTTCAGCCTCAGATAACCTGGAAAAGGGGCAAGGGGCTGAAGCTGTTGTTCATCCCAGTAAAGGAAACCAGTCCACCATAGAACAGTTTACTGGTTTTCATCCCAGGGGGATTTCCCGCCAACAGTCCCGCAAGATTACCCGCCTTATAGGTGAGCTCATAGCCATTGGGGGGGCTCCATTTAACATGGTGGAAGGGGAACCTTTTAAACGCCTTCTAAAGGCACTTGCACCCCAATATATTGTACCATCACGTACCACATTCAGCAGAAGTATAGTACCTGCTTTGTATAAATCGTGTGTGGAAAAGAGGAGCTGGGAAAAGCTGCTGGACAGTCTGTACATCTAA